One region of Gammaproteobacteria bacterium genomic DNA includes:
- the ung gene encoding uracil-DNA glycosylase has protein sequence MEATQTKTWQTVLANEKQQPYFQRILDFLKTEQAAGKKIYPKSADIFNAFKYTPLEAVNVVLIGQDPYHGANQAHGLCFSVQPGIAPPPSLQNMFLELHNDLGLPIPNHGCLEKWAKQGVLLLNTVLTVESGKPQSHANIGWEIFTDKVIQILNEEKEGLIFLLWGSPAQRKGKIIDASRHYVLKAPHPSPLSAHRGFLGCEHFSKTNQLLRQQGKREIDWSL, from the coding sequence ATGGAAGCAACCCAAACCAAAACCTGGCAAACCGTCCTCGCCAATGAAAAACAACAACCTTATTTTCAACGTATTCTGGATTTCCTCAAAACTGAACAAGCTGCTGGTAAAAAGATTTATCCTAAGTCAGCTGATATATTTAACGCGTTTAAATACACGCCCCTTGAAGCAGTCAATGTGGTGTTGATTGGCCAAGATCCTTACCACGGTGCAAATCAAGCACATGGTTTGTGTTTTTCAGTACAACCGGGAATCGCTCCCCCACCCTCGCTACAAAATATGTTTCTGGAATTGCATAATGATCTTGGTTTACCCATACCCAACCACGGTTGTTTAGAAAAATGGGCTAAGCAAGGTGTGTTGCTATTGAATACAGTCTTAACAGTAGAATCGGGAAAACCGCAGTCACACGCCAACATCGGTTGGGAAATTTTTACGGATAAGGTGATTCAGATTTTAAATGAAGAAAAAGAAGGGCTGATATTTTTATTGTGGGGTTCGCCTGCGCAACGTAAAGGAAAAATTATTGATGCCAGTAGACATTATGTGCTGAAAGCACCGCATCCTTCGCCTTTATCGGCACATCGTGGGTTTTTGGGATGTGAGCATTTTTCTAAAACCAATCAGTTACTGCGGCAACAAGGGAAGAGGGAGATTGATTGGAGTTTGTAG
- the rnhB gene encoding ribonuclease HII — translation MNKRAPQSQAPRLLWKTEHALTAGVDEVGRGPLAGPVLAAAVILDPKRRIAGLGDSKLLTKEQREAVFPLIQERAIAWAIGRAEVAEIDSLNIFHASLLAMRRAVLALSVVPQHVLVDGTHCPTLPYSVQAIVKGDQKIAAISAASILAKVVRDREMIALSQEYPGYGFEKHKGYATREHQAALQRLGPCELHRRDFRSVQLSVMPEIFAEVEP, via the coding sequence ATGAATAAACGCGCTCCCCAATCTCAAGCGCCGCGCTTGTTATGGAAAACCGAACATGCGTTGACTGCGGGTGTGGATGAAGTCGGGCGAGGTCCATTGGCTGGACCGGTGTTGGCGGCTGCGGTAATACTTGATCCTAAACGGCGCATTGCGGGGCTTGGGGATTCTAAGCTTTTGACGAAAGAACAGCGTGAAGCGGTTTTTCCACTGATACAAGAGCGAGCAATCGCCTGGGCGATTGGCCGGGCGGAAGTGGCGGAAATTGACAGTTTAAATATTTTTCATGCCAGTTTATTAGCAATGCGGCGGGCGGTTTTGGCATTGTCGGTGGTGCCGCAGCACGTTTTGGTGGATGGCACGCACTGCCCCACATTGCCTTATTCAGTTCAGGCCATCGTCAAAGGCGATCAGAAAATTGCTGCGATCAGTGCAGCATCTATTTTGGCTAAGGTGGTACGTGATCGCGAGATGATTGCGCTGAGTCAAGAGTATCCTGGTTATGGGTTTGAAAAGCATAAAGGTTATGCGACCCGTGAGCATCAGGCGGCTTTGCAGCGTTTAGGGCCTTGTGAATTACATCGTCGCGATTTTAGGTCAGTGCAATTATCGGTGATGCCGGAGATTTTTGCAGAAGTTGAGCCCTAA
- the dnaE gene encoding DNA polymerase III subunit alpha translates to MPQPQFIHLHLHTEYSMIDGLISVKPLMKAAAKANMPAVAITDHSNLFAMVKFYRAAQAAGIKPIIGADLWIRNAADDKKPHRLILLCQNHTGYKNLTQLISKAYLHGQHLGMPLIDKSWIPGLSSGLIALSGGREGDIGQALIANQPKLAEQLLTEWHALFPERFYLELQRTGREQEELYLQAALALAAKMDMPVVATNDVRFLNREDFEAHEARVCIHGGWVLDDSRRRKEYTDQQYFRSPEEMAALFSDIPEALANSVEIAKRCNVELSLGKSFLPNFPVPEGMAVDDFFQQQSKEGLAQRLINLWGEGVYVAQLATPSAPNSRHAYEERLQLEMAVIQNMGFTGYFLIVADFIRWAKQQNIFVGPGRGSGAGSLVAYALGITDLDPLKHDLLFERFLNPERVSMADFDIDFCMEGRDRVIDYVAQKYGRDSVAQIITYGTMAARAVVRDVGRVLGNPYGFVDKLAKLIPFELGMTLKKALTDEPLLMQRYQQEEEVKTLIDLALKLEGVPRNVGKHAGGVVIAPSVLTDFTPLYCEPDGENRVTQFDKDDVEAVGLVKFDFLGLRTLTIMDWALQTINAKRKKQGEASVDLNSLPLDDQQTFELLKSCQTTAVFQLESRGIKDLIRRLAPDQFDDIVALVALFRPGPLGSGMVDDFLNRKHGRAQVEYPHPSLEPILRSTYGVILYQEQVMQIAQVLAGYTLGGADILRRAMGKKKPEEMAKQRAIFVSGAGARGVDEQLANQIFDLMEKFADYGFNKSHSAAYALVSYQTAWLKAHYPAEFMAAVLSSDMDNTDKVVRFFEDCLKMGLIIKAPDLNQGQYQFTVNAEGEILYGLGAIKGVGSAALDGILEERTDKGAFKDLFEFCVRVDTRKVNRKVLEALIRSGAMDCFGMERAVLFASVDAALQAAEQESRARLQGQTDIFGGDFNSQDTTPAAHYAKVQPWPDALRLAGEKDTLGWYISGHPIMRYEEELAQFAVPLSALRPTGRDKLIFTAGYVSALRITQTKSGNRIAYLTLEDRTGRVEMMVFSQVFDSCRSLLVKDQLLVVEGEVSVDEFTDGYKLVARQLYDMGGAREKFAKYLLLHLKEKQITPEFFSAFKKALTSAAGGNCPVWVEYHQKMSTARLALGEEWRVKPGELALEELYALCGLENVSLVYG, encoded by the coding sequence ATGCCGCAACCACAGTTCATCCACTTACACCTCCACACCGAATATTCCATGATCGATGGTTTGATCAGCGTCAAACCGTTAATGAAAGCCGCAGCCAAAGCCAATATGCCGGCAGTGGCCATTACCGATCATTCGAATCTATTTGCGATGGTGAAGTTTTATCGCGCCGCGCAAGCAGCGGGTATTAAACCGATCATTGGCGCTGATTTATGGATTCGTAATGCCGCAGATGATAAAAAACCCCACCGACTGATATTGCTGTGCCAAAACCACACGGGCTATAAAAACTTAACGCAGTTGATTTCAAAAGCTTATTTGCACGGACAACATTTGGGAATGCCATTGATAGATAAATCCTGGATACCGGGATTATCCAGCGGTTTAATTGCCCTATCGGGAGGACGTGAGGGGGATATCGGCCAGGCGTTGATTGCTAACCAACCCAAGTTAGCAGAGCAATTATTGACAGAATGGCATGCATTGTTCCCCGAGCGATTTTATCTAGAATTGCAACGCACTGGTCGTGAGCAGGAAGAGTTGTATCTGCAGGCAGCATTGGCTTTAGCTGCCAAGATGGATATGCCGGTAGTGGCAACCAATGATGTGCGGTTTTTAAACCGTGAGGATTTTGAAGCGCATGAAGCGCGAGTGTGTATACATGGTGGTTGGGTGTTGGATGATTCGCGTCGCAGAAAAGAGTATACCGATCAGCAATATTTTCGCAGCCCTGAAGAAATGGCTGCCTTGTTTTCTGATATCCCAGAAGCATTGGCGAATAGTGTCGAAATTGCCAAACGTTGTAATGTCGAGTTATCGCTGGGCAAGAGTTTTTTGCCGAATTTTCCTGTGCCGGAGGGTATGGCAGTTGATGATTTTTTTCAGCAACAATCTAAAGAGGGATTAGCACAACGTCTCATTAACCTGTGGGGGGAAGGAGTCTATGTAGCACAACTTGCCACACCATCAGCTCCCAATTCCCGTCACGCCTATGAAGAACGCCTGCAGTTGGAGATGGCGGTTATCCAGAACATGGGTTTTACCGGATATTTTTTAATTGTGGCTGATTTTATCCGTTGGGCTAAACAGCAAAATATTTTTGTAGGACCGGGGCGTGGTTCTGGTGCCGGTTCTTTAGTTGCTTATGCTTTGGGAATTACCGATCTTGATCCGTTAAAACATGATCTATTGTTTGAACGTTTTTTAAATCCTGAACGCGTTTCCATGGCGGATTTTGATATTGATTTTTGCATGGAAGGTCGTGATCGGGTGATCGATTACGTTGCACAAAAATATGGTCGTGACAGCGTAGCGCAGATTATTACTTACGGCACAATGGCGGCGCGTGCGGTGGTGCGTGATGTTGGACGCGTGTTGGGAAATCCATATGGGTTTGTCGATAAACTGGCGAAATTAATTCCGTTTGAATTAGGCATGACGTTGAAAAAAGCGTTGACTGATGAGCCGTTATTAATGCAGCGTTATCAACAGGAAGAAGAAGTTAAAACTTTAATTGATTTGGCGTTGAAGTTAGAAGGCGTGCCGCGCAATGTGGGTAAACATGCTGGCGGTGTGGTGATTGCGCCTTCGGTTTTGACGGATTTTACGCCGTTATATTGTGAGCCAGATGGTGAAAACCGCGTCACGCAATTTGATAAAGATGATGTTGAAGCAGTCGGTTTAGTGAAGTTTGACTTTCTAGGATTGCGTACGCTGACAATTATGGATTGGGCGTTACAAACAATTAACGCTAAGCGTAAAAAACAAGGTGAAGCTTCTGTCGATTTAAACAGCTTGCCATTGGACGATCAGCAGACTTTTGAGTTACTGAAGTCTTGTCAGACGACGGCGGTGTTTCAGTTAGAGTCGCGTGGTATTAAAGATCTAATACGCCGCTTAGCGCCCGATCAGTTTGACGATATCGTGGCGTTGGTAGCGTTATTTCGACCGGGTCCATTGGGATCAGGCATGGTGGATGATTTTTTAAATCGTAAGCATGGACGTGCGCAAGTTGAATATCCTCATCCTAGTCTTGAGCCAATTTTACGCTCGACATATGGTGTGATTCTCTATCAGGAACAGGTGATGCAGATCGCGCAAGTGTTGGCCGGTTATACCTTGGGGGGTGCAGACATTTTGCGCCGCGCTATGGGTAAGAAAAAACCTGAGGAGATGGCCAAGCAGCGCGCGATTTTTGTCAGCGGTGCAGGCGCTCGCGGTGTCGATGAACAGTTGGCTAATCAGATTTTTGATTTGATGGAGAAGTTTGCCGATTACGGATTTAATAAATCACATTCGGCGGCCTACGCGTTGGTGTCTTATCAAACGGCGTGGTTAAAGGCGCATTATCCAGCGGAATTTATGGCGGCGGTTTTGTCTTCGGATATGGATAATACGGATAAAGTAGTGCGGTTTTTTGAAGATTGTTTGAAGATGGGATTGATAATTAAAGCACCGGATCTTAATCAAGGGCAGTATCAATTTACCGTGAATGCAGAAGGTGAAATTCTTTATGGATTAGGCGCAATTAAAGGGGTGGGTAGTGCGGCGTTGGATGGTATTTTAGAAGAGCGGACAGATAAGGGCGCTTTCAAAGATTTGTTTGAGTTTTGTGTGCGGGTGGATACGCGTAAAGTCAATCGCAAGGTGTTGGAAGCGTTGATTCGCTCAGGTGCTATGGATTGTTTTGGAATGGAACGTGCTGTGTTATTTGCTTCTGTGGATGCTGCATTACAAGCAGCGGAACAGGAAAGCCGTGCGCGTTTGCAGGGACAGACGGATATATTTGGCGGTGATTTTAATTCACAAGATACCACGCCTGCCGCGCATTATGCCAAGGTGCAACCTTGGCCGGATGCTTTACGCTTGGCAGGTGAAAAAGACACATTAGGTTGGTATATCTCTGGTCATCCCATTATGCGTTATGAGGAAGAACTTGCACAGTTTGCCGTGCCGCTTAGTGCTTTAAGACCAACGGGTCGGGATAAGCTGATTTTTACGGCAGGTTATGTATCTGCCTTGCGTATTACGCAGACTAAATCAGGTAATCGTATTGCTTATTTGACGTTGGAAGATCGCACGGGTCGCGTCGAAATGATGGTGTTTTCGCAAGTTTTTGACAGCTGCCGATCGTTATTGGTGAAAGATCAGTTATTGGTGGTGGAAGGCGAGGTCAGTGTGGATGAGTTTACCGATGGTTATAAATTGGTAGCGCGACAATTGTATGACATGGGTGGGGCACGAGAAAAATTTGCTAAATATTTATTGCTGCATCTGAAAGAGAAGCAAATAACGCCGGAATTTTTTTCAGCGTTTAAAAAAGCTTTGACTAGTGCTGCTGGGGGTAATTGTCCGGTATGGGTGGAGTATCACCAGAAAATGTCTACGGCACGTTTGGCGTTGGGCGAGGAATGGCGAGTGAAGCCGGGTGAATTGGCGTTAGAAGAATTGTATGCACTGTGCGGGTTGGAGAATGTTAGTTTGGTGTACGGTTGA